The following are from one region of the Microcoleus sp. FACHB-831 genome:
- a CDS encoding threo-3-hydroxy-L-aspartate ammonia-lyase — protein sequence MVLSVTIADVEAAAVRLSGIAHRTPVLTSKTVNQRTNSQVFFKCENFQRTGSFKFRGAYNAMAQLSKAQKQSGVLTYSSGNHAQAIALAGQLLGIRTTIIMPDDAPAVKQAATRGYGAEVILYNRQETTREALAKDMVSDRHLTLIPPYDHPHVVAGQGTTALELIEEVGKLDLVLVCCGGGGLLSGCAIATKAFSPNCRVIGVEPERADDATRSFHTKTLHTVTNPDTIADGARTPCLGKITFPLVLHYVDDMVTVSEEAIRSTMFFLWLRLKIVVEPTGALAAAALLSGVVTDAKIGVIITGGNVDMTQIGNIFLAR from the coding sequence ATGGTATTATCCGTTACCATCGCCGACGTGGAAGCTGCTGCGGTGCGCCTTAGCGGTATTGCCCACCGTACACCTGTGTTGACCTCAAAAACTGTCAATCAGCGCACAAACTCCCAGGTGTTCTTCAAGTGCGAGAATTTTCAACGCACAGGTTCGTTTAAGTTTCGGGGTGCGTACAATGCAATGGCGCAGTTATCAAAAGCACAAAAGCAAAGCGGCGTTTTGACGTATTCATCGGGAAATCATGCCCAAGCGATCGCGCTTGCTGGACAACTGCTAGGCATTCGCACTACCATCATCATGCCTGATGATGCACCAGCAGTGAAGCAAGCCGCAACTCGCGGTTATGGTGCTGAAGTAATTTTGTACAATCGTCAGGAAACGACGCGGGAAGCTTTGGCGAAAGATATGGTCAGCGATCGCCATCTCACCCTAATTCCCCCCTACGATCATCCTCATGTGGTAGCAGGACAAGGTACAACAGCTTTAGAACTGATTGAGGAAGTTGGAAAATTAGACTTAGTGCTAGTTTGTTGCGGTGGCGGTGGTTTATTATCCGGCTGCGCGATCGCTACCAAAGCTTTTTCACCCAATTGTCGAGTCATCGGCGTAGAACCCGAACGCGCCGACGATGCTACGCGATCGTTTCACACCAAAACGCTGCATACTGTTACCAATCCTGACACCATCGCCGATGGCGCACGCACCCCCTGTTTAGGGAAAATTACCTTTCCGCTGGTGTTGCATTATGTTGATGATATGGTGACAGTTTCTGAAGAAGCCATCCGCAGCACCATGTTTTTCTTGTGGCTCCGCCTAAAGATTGTCGTAGAACCCACAGGCGCTTTAGCAGCAGCTGCTTTACTTTCAGGAGTTGTTACAGATGCAAAGATTGGTGTCATCATCACTGGGGGAAATGTGGATATGACACAAATTGGTAACATTTTCCTAGCCCGCTAA
- a CDS encoding adenylate/guanylate cyclase domain-containing protein, translating into MSLLLRSPSLTQERYSTAPQFPNRRGSQMYDLTRFTLRDMVECGLALRQFGLGAESMEEASNRIVRYLYENFCTKSTGEKSCALVRLFKTHPYEDLEAELAEYARSMLGDYPPLPAMKCMTPLATVGEQTEWNSRHTSVGHKAIPLASESVVAQMPMISQLIRQLGLDIKTVINPDPNLLVEIEQRKYNVFYVPEAIGNPYIPAQDSFVIPFGIKSVLGFGGLLPSGNLFAIIMFLKVQIPHSTAQMFSTLALNVKTALLPFDRGAVFAQKDESAPASRQIFTRNTERELAQLKSQVVTLTQLLDVFEKSILVQSDRLEQAIEQLADSAQKSEELLLNILPEAIAKQLKQNPAAIAEQFNEVTIMFADLVGFTPLSARLKPIELVNLLNQIFCTFDALAQQLGLEKIKTIGDAYMVAAGLPLPRADHAEAIADMALAMQAAIERLRTEGGVNVQIRIGINTGIVIAGVIGTKKFIYDLWGDAVNIASRMESSGQAGSIQVTEATYERLKDKYVFQKRGAIKVKGKGEMVTYWLVGSFASTRVGA; encoded by the coding sequence TTGTCCCTACTGTTGCGATCGCCCAGTTTGACACAAGAGCGGTATTCAACAGCACCCCAATTTCCAAATCGACGAGGAAGTCAGATGTACGACTTGACGAGATTCACTTTAAGGGACATGGTGGAGTGCGGGTTGGCTCTACGCCAGTTCGGCTTGGGGGCTGAAAGTATGGAAGAGGCGAGTAACAGAATTGTTAGGTATCTTTACGAAAATTTCTGTACTAAGTCAACTGGTGAGAAATCTTGCGCCCTCGTCCGTTTGTTCAAAACTCACCCTTATGAAGACTTAGAAGCCGAACTTGCCGAGTATGCCCGTAGTATGTTGGGCGACTATCCCCCTTTGCCTGCCATGAAGTGCATGACTCCACTGGCAACGGTAGGAGAACAAACGGAATGGAACTCAAGACACACATCCGTTGGACACAAGGCTATTCCACTGGCAAGCGAATCTGTAGTTGCTCAGATGCCGATGATCTCACAACTCATCAGACAGCTTGGCTTAGATATAAAAACAGTTATCAACCCTGACCCGAATCTTTTAGTAGAAATCGAGCAAAGGAAATACAACGTTTTCTATGTGCCTGAAGCGATTGGCAACCCCTATATTCCCGCCCAAGACTCCTTTGTGATTCCATTCGGAATCAAGTCTGTATTGGGGTTTGGTGGTCTATTGCCTTCGGGCAATCTGTTTGCAATCATCATGTTCTTGAAAGTCCAGATTCCTCATAGCACGGCTCAGATGTTCAGCACTCTGGCGCTGAACGTAAAGACAGCACTGCTGCCCTTCGATCGAGGAGCTGTCTTCGCTCAAAAAGATGAATCTGCTCCAGCCTCTAGGCAAATATTCACAAGAAACACTGAGCGGGAGCTAGCGCAGCTTAAATCCCAGGTAGTGACTTTAACGCAGTTGCTTGATGTTTTTGAGAAATCGATCTTAGTACAATCCGATCGACTCGAACAAGCCATAGAGCAACTGGCGGACTCCGCGCAAAAGTCAGAAGAGTTATTGCTCAATATTTTGCCAGAGGCAATCGCCAAGCAGCTCAAACAAAATCCAGCTGCGATCGCTGAACAATTCAACGAGGTGACAATTATGTTTGCCGATCTTGTTGGGTTTACGCCCCTATCGGCTCGCTTAAAACCGATTGAGCTGGTTAACTTACTCAATCAGATTTTTTGCACCTTCGACGCACTGGCTCAACAGTTGGGATTAGAAAAAATCAAGACGATTGGCGATGCCTACATGGTAGCCGCTGGGCTACCACTTCCGAGAGCCGATCATGCCGAAGCGATCGCAGATATGGCACTGGCAATGCAAGCTGCGATCGAGCGCTTGCGAACCGAAGGAGGTGTGAACGTTCAAATTCGCATTGGCATTAATACAGGCATTGTCATCGCTGGAGTCATTGGCACGAAGAAATTTATCTATGACTTGTGGGGAGATGCCGTTAATATTGCTTCGCGCATGGAGTCTTCCGGTCAAGCAGGAAGCATTCAGGTGACGGAAGCCACCTATGAGCGACTCAAGGATAAGTATGTGTTCCAAAAACGAGGAGCTATCAAAGTCAAAGGGAAGGGAGAAATGGTGACATATTGGCTCGTTGGCTCCTTTGCAAGTACAAGGGTTGGGGCTTAG
- a CDS encoding cupin domain-containing protein: MASITTNSTSFVSNLREQIEYPKSGVLSKVLIKDNNCQHTLFCLATGTEIAEHTSTRNATVTVIEGRGILTLEGREISLEAGVFVFMPANAPHALQAQENLAFLLTLSEHHSHEN; encoded by the coding sequence ATGGCTTCCATAACAACAAATAGCACATCTTTCGTTAGTAATCTTCGGGAGCAGATTGAGTATCCAAAATCTGGAGTTTTGAGCAAGGTACTGATAAAAGACAACAACTGTCAACATACGCTTTTTTGTTTAGCAACCGGCACTGAAATTGCCGAACACACATCAACTCGCAATGCCACTGTCACGGTTATCGAAGGACGAGGAATTCTGACTTTAGAGGGAAGAGAAATTTCCCTCGAAGCAGGTGTATTCGTCTTCATGCCTGCTAATGCGCCCCATGCTTTACAGGCTCAGGAAAATCTAGCGTTTTTGCTAACACTTTCTGAACATCATTCACATGAAAACTGA
- a CDS encoding PAS domain S-box protein: protein MQLHNQPNCSLVLEQAIDRHLLTVARDNPLPEVIASLQSGDSSRCALVMEESRLVGLFSEHSIIPLNLAQSSLENVKVADVMTAPVITLNISNLPDIFILSSLLQQHQIHHLPIVGERDQILGVITPQSICRVLEKEISNLNSTFANLKSPKGENLSSVTQDSSKGSDKIGIIAPNASRHQQLEASWQQAEEKLAIPVETPANDLKKPYETLSVKVAEEQDSFKTLLARERQYKSVVDNVKEVFFQTDTAGIWTFLNPAWTEITGFSIEESIDTNFLNYIHPEERQHNIELFQLLINREKEYCKHEIRYLTKDGDYRWIEVHVSLTLADDNAILGTSGRLNDITERKQAEFALQESELRFRSLVSNIPGVVYRSGCDSDWTMEFISDAIAEISGYPPSDFIHNKIRTFASIIHPEDTANCENLVLKAVKEGQLFLAEYRIIRADGSIRWVYDRGQGFFGDDGSVLWLDGAIFDITERKRAEAELEKSNQRTIKILESITDAFFALDKSWCFTYLNSKAEQYLLKTRDELIGKCIWDELPEVANSSLIKQYHKAVSENITIHFETFYGSSNTWYQLQVYPYEDGLSVYFHDITERKQAEVALQESEARYRAVVEDQTEMICRFLPDGTLSFVNDAYCRFFNKQPEELVGQTFAPFMLEEKQEWITQEMAFLTPEKSVLSYEHQVVMPSKEICIQQWTNRAIFNEFGQFVEFQAVGRDITLRKAAEKALAKRERHWAALVAIGRRLLVSNNKESCYKQVLKTLGAVSRASRIYVFENHTDESGCLRMSQRAEWCAEGVNPEIDNPLLQNLSYNDYFPRWANLLARGKIVSGVVAKFPESERQILEPQGILSILVLPMIVNDKLFGFIGFDNCHEARSWASSDVDILRAAATAISMYQQRTLAELALRESEERFRQLAENIDEVFWMTNPDNSQVIYISPAFEKIWGRTCESLYQEPKSWVESIHPEDRDRILALIRNNPQGTLNEEYRIVRPDGSVRWIWDRAFPVRNAAGEICRITGLAEDITERKSAQQTLLRISAAVEKSSDAIGISGVNAEPIYINEAFRNLFGYALDELDTSGGLALLFTQKAVNQEVFATVRSGKSWRGEVEMRSRSGCIIQISLRTDAIKDTSGQVVGSIAIFTDITERLQAEQALRESEEKYRNLVEQTNDWVWEIDSNGVFTYVSPKASEIAGYQVGEILGKTTFNFMLPDEANRFQSVLNYYVSAQQPFSNLEKTVIHKNGHSIVLESSGSPVFECQGVLQGYRGISRDITERKKADSEIRSSLEKEKELNELKSRFVSMVSHEFRTPLSTILLYTELLEHYHHKWDEEQKRQYFLRIQTAIKNMTNLLNDVLIIGKAEIGKLQFSPTFLNIDVFCRDLVSEMQLTAGSQQTIMLQSSSCFQQVYVDEQLLRQIFTNLLSNAMKYSPQGGVINFSYYFQNEKLVFEVQDEGIGIPIEDQQHLFESFHRATNVGTIPGTGLGLAIVKECVKLHQGEISVNSQLGLGTKFVVKLPYQ, encoded by the coding sequence ATGCAACTCCACAACCAGCCCAATTGTTCTTTAGTTTTAGAACAAGCAATTGACCGTCACTTGTTAACTGTTGCTCGTGACAACCCTCTACCAGAAGTCATAGCTAGTCTTCAGTCTGGAGATTCGAGCAGGTGTGCTTTAGTGATGGAGGAATCCCGGTTAGTTGGGTTGTTTAGCGAGCATAGTATTATACCCCTTAACCTAGCACAAAGTTCTTTAGAAAATGTTAAAGTTGCTGATGTGATGACGGCACCCGTTATTACTCTAAATATATCAAATTTACCGGATATTTTTATATTATCTTCACTATTGCAACAACATCAAATTCACCATCTGCCTATAGTAGGCGAACGCGATCAAATATTGGGAGTAATCACCCCTCAAAGTATTTGCCGAGTGCTGGAAAAAGAAATTTCAAATCTTAATTCTACATTTGCCAATTTGAAATCTCCGAAAGGGGAAAATTTGAGCAGCGTCACCCAGGATAGCTCAAAAGGTAGCGATAAAATCGGGATTATAGCCCCAAACGCAAGCCGACACCAGCAATTAGAAGCAAGCTGGCAACAGGCAGAGGAAAAATTAGCAATTCCAGTAGAAACGCCTGCAAATGACCTAAAAAAACCTTATGAAACCCTATCAGTTAAAGTTGCCGAGGAGCAGGATAGTTTTAAGACTCTCTTAGCAAGAGAGAGACAGTATAAGTCGGTTGTTGACAACGTTAAAGAAGTATTTTTCCAGACAGATACAGCAGGTATATGGACATTTTTAAATCCTGCATGGACAGAAATTACTGGATTCAGCATCGAAGAAAGCATCGATACAAATTTTCTAAATTATATCCATCCTGAGGAGCGCCAACATAATATAGAGCTATTTCAACTATTGATTAATCGAGAGAAAGAATATTGCAAACATGAGATTAGGTACTTGACAAAAGATGGTGATTACAGATGGATTGAGGTTCATGTAAGTCTGACATTGGCTGACGACAATGCGATATTGGGTACTTCCGGTAGGCTGAACGATATCACGGAGCGCAAGCAAGCTGAATTTGCTTTGCAGGAAAGCGAACTACGGTTCCGCTCCTTAGTTTCCAATATTCCCGGCGTAGTTTATCGCTCTGGCTGCGATTCGGACTGGACAATGGAGTTTATCAGCGATGCGATCGCAGAAATTTCTGGCTATCCACCTAGTGACTTTATTCACAACAAAATTCGCACTTTCGCTAGTATTATTCATCCCGAAGACACAGCCAATTGTGAAAATTTAGTTTTGAAAGCCGTGAAAGAGGGACAACTGTTTCTCGCTGAATATCGGATTATTCGAGCAGATGGCAGCATCAGATGGGTCTATGATAGAGGTCAAGGATTCTTTGGTGATGATGGGAGCGTACTTTGGCTCGACGGGGCAATCTTTGATATCACTGAACGCAAGCGAGCCGAAGCAGAATTAGAAAAGTCAAATCAGCGGACTATTAAAATTTTAGAAAGTATCACAGATGCTTTTTTTGCCCTCGATAAATCGTGGTGCTTCACTTACTTAAACTCAAAAGCCGAGCAGTACTTATTAAAAACCAGAGACGAATTAATTGGCAAATGTATCTGGGACGAGTTGCCAGAGGTAGCTAATTCTAGCTTAATAAAGCAATATCACAAAGCTGTATCCGAAAATATTACAATTCATTTTGAGACATTTTATGGGTCATCAAATACCTGGTATCAGTTACAAGTTTATCCTTATGAAGATGGCTTAAGCGTTTACTTCCACGACATTACTGAGCGTAAACAAGCAGAAGTTGCACTGCAAGAAAGTGAGGCGCGATATCGTGCAGTTGTTGAAGATCAAACGGAAATGATCTGTCGCTTTTTGCCTGACGGAACCCTAAGTTTCGTCAACGACGCTTACTGTCGTTTCTTCAACAAACAGCCCGAAGAGTTAGTCGGGCAAACTTTTGCTCCCTTTATGTTAGAAGAGAAGCAAGAATGGATAACACAGGAAATGGCTTTTCTTACCCCAGAAAAATCAGTACTGAGTTACGAACATCAGGTAGTAATGCCAAGCAAGGAGATTTGCATTCAGCAGTGGACAAACCGGGCAATATTTAACGAATTTGGTCAGTTTGTCGAATTCCAGGCAGTCGGTCGGGATATCACTCTACGCAAAGCCGCTGAGAAAGCACTGGCAAAGCGCGAACGCCACTGGGCAGCATTGGTTGCAATTGGGCGTCGGTTATTGGTTTCCAACAACAAAGAAAGCTGCTACAAACAGGTGTTGAAAACGCTGGGGGCGGTTTCGCGTGCCAGCCGGATTTACGTGTTCGAGAACCACACAGATGAATCGGGTTGTCTGCGGATGAGTCAGCGTGCCGAGTGGTGCGCCGAGGGTGTCAACCCCGAAATTGACAATCCTTTGCTGCAAAACCTCTCTTATAATGACTATTTTCCTCGCTGGGCTAACCTATTGGCGCGGGGGAAAATCGTTTCTGGGGTAGTGGCGAAATTTCCAGAGTCAGAGCGTCAGATTTTAGAACCGCAGGGGATTCTTTCGATTTTAGTTTTGCCTATGATTGTTAATGATAAGTTGTTTGGCTTTATTGGCTTTGATAATTGCCATGAAGCTCGCTCCTGGGCTTCATCAGATGTGGATATTCTCCGAGCGGCAGCAACGGCAATATCTATGTACCAACAACGCACACTTGCGGAGTTGGCGCTGCGAGAGAGTGAGGAACGGTTCCGCCAGCTGGCAGAAAATATTGATGAAGTGTTCTGGATGACTAACCCTGATAACAGCCAGGTTATCTACATCAGCCCCGCATTCGAGAAAATATGGGGTCGCACCTGCGAGAGTTTGTATCAGGAACCTAAATCTTGGGTGGAATCAATCCATCCAGAGGATCGCGATCGCATCCTTGCTCTCATTCGTAACAATCCCCAAGGGACTTTAAACGAAGAATATCGAATTGTGCGCCCCGATGGTTCGGTTCGCTGGATCTGGGATCGCGCCTTTCCCGTCCGGAACGCCGCCGGAGAAATCTGCCGCATCACCGGGCTTGCAGAAGATATCACCGAACGCAAGTCGGCACAGCAGACTCTTTTACGCATCAGCGCCGCTGTGGAAAAATCTAGCGATGCTATTGGGATATCTGGTGTAAATGCTGAACCCATCTATATTAATGAAGCTTTTCGCAACTTATTCGGCTACGCATTGGATGAATTGGACACCTCTGGAGGTCTAGCGCTACTGTTCACCCAAAAAGCAGTTAACCAAGAGGTGTTCGCCACCGTCAGGAGCGGCAAATCTTGGAGAGGTGAAGTAGAGATGCGATCGCGTAGCGGCTGCATCATCCAAATTTCCCTCCGTACAGATGCCATCAAAGATACTTCCGGTCAAGTTGTTGGGTCAATTGCCATCTTTACTGACATCACCGAACGCCTGCAAGCCGAGCAAGCACTACGAGAGAGTGAGGAGAAGTATCGCAATCTTGTCGAACAAACCAACGATTGGGTATGGGAAATTGATAGCAATGGTGTCTTTACCTACGTCAGCCCAAAAGCCTCTGAAATTGCAGGCTATCAAGTTGGGGAAATTCTTGGTAAGACTACTTTCAATTTTATGTTGCCGGATGAGGCAAACCGATTTCAATCAGTTCTCAACTACTATGTTTCTGCACAGCAACCCTTCTCCAACCTAGAAAAAACTGTAATTCACAAAAACGGTCACTCAATTGTTTTAGAAAGCAGCGGTTCGCCTGTTTTTGAATGCCAAGGTGTACTGCAAGGTTATCGCGGCATAAGTCGCGACATCACTGAGCGCAAAAAAGCCGACTCAGAAATCCGTTCATCACTGGAAAAAGAAAAAGAACTCAACGAACTAAAATCTCGCTTCGTCTCAATGGTTTCCCATGAGTTCCGTACTCCCCTAAGCACTATTTTGCTTTATACCGAATTGTTAGAACACTATCACCATAAGTGGGATGAGGAGCAAAAACGCCAGTATTTTCTCCGCATTCAAACTGCTATCAAAAATATGACTAATCTGCTAAATGATGTTTTAATCATCGGGAAAGCCGAAATTGGAAAACTACAATTTAGTCCAACGTTTCTAAATATAGATGTTTTCTGCCGCGACTTAGTGAGCGAAATGCAACTTACAGCAGGTAGCCAACAGACTATTATGTTGCAAAGCTCTAGCTGCTTTCAACAAGTTTATGTAGATGAACAACTTTTGCGGCAAATTTTTACAAACTTACTTTCAAATGCTATGAAATATTCTCCCCAAGGAGGTGTAATTAATTTTTCCTATTATTTTCAAAATGAAAAATTAGTTTTTGAAGTCCAAGATGAGGGCATCGGTATTCCCATAGAAGACCAACAACATTTATTTGAAAGCTTCCATCGGGCTACTAATGTAGGTACTATTCCCGGCACTGGATTGGGGCTGGCGATAGTTAAAGAATGTGTTAAATTACACCAAGGAGAAATTAGCGTAAACAGTCAATTAGGGCTAGGAACGAAGTTTGTAGTCAAGTTGCCATATCAATAA
- a CDS encoding EcsC family protein — MPVKNRQGSSTDQMSEAIATATQMAACAAKWGSNVAMVTAEEITNTTTAVSKSAVPAAVQFVEQGTETVGRIVTPIAENPLIKYAAKVPGINVLMTALGQVDVEKAQNEVDKLRQEYPLDKPEQLANRIMVDTALKAGGIGLATNFLPPLALALFGIELAAIAALQSEMIYRIAAAYGFPLKDPTRRGEVLVIFGLSVGSSGVLKGGLSFVELIPVIGAVVGASSNASLIYSLGYVASRFYEAKRNSAASSVGSSS, encoded by the coding sequence ATGCCAGTAAAGAACAGACAAGGTTCATCCACAGACCAAATGAGTGAAGCGATCGCTACAGCAACTCAAATGGCTGCTTGTGCCGCTAAGTGGGGTTCTAATGTAGCAATGGTTACAGCAGAAGAGATTACAAATACTACCACTGCTGTCAGCAAGTCGGCGGTACCTGCGGCTGTGCAATTCGTGGAGCAGGGGACGGAAACGGTAGGCAGAATCGTTACTCCTATCGCTGAAAATCCGTTAATCAAATATGCTGCCAAAGTACCAGGCATTAATGTGTTAATGACTGCCCTCGGTCAGGTTGATGTCGAGAAGGCTCAGAATGAGGTAGACAAGCTGCGACAAGAATATCCTCTAGACAAACCTGAGCAACTGGCTAACCGAATAATGGTCGATACTGCCCTGAAAGCGGGGGGAATTGGATTAGCTACTAACTTTTTGCCTCCTTTAGCGCTTGCTTTGTTCGGGATCGAGCTAGCTGCGATCGCAGCACTGCAATCTGAGATGATTTATCGCATTGCTGCGGCATACGGATTTCCGCTAAAAGATCCCACACGCCGGGGCGAAGTCTTGGTAATTTTCGGTTTGTCTGTGGGAAGTTCTGGAGTCCTCAAAGGCGGGCTGAGTTTTGTGGAACTCATCCCTGTAATCGGTGCTGTGGTTGGAGCGTCGAGTAACGCTAGTTTGATTTACTCTCTAGGATATGTTGCCAGCCGCTTCTATGAAGCAAAGAGAAATTCTGCTGCAAGTAGCGTAGGCTCTAGCAGTTAA
- a CDS encoding Crp/Fnr family transcriptional regulator: protein MQATVEQLSEIRVFVDLTPAELEHLQPYTQVQKYSKGEIVLHEGDRLPPKLYALLGGSLQITKTATTGKETILRTLPPGEIFAAPALLGDGISPAMVTAERDSIILTVQRDALLEAIRQTPEISLRMLMVFNSRLQQLHDTVHGLVSERAIVRLARFIQYFASQGTESTPTGASLKVKLSYYQIARSIGITYEECVRMFKSLKSVVTYSRGGKITVLDAEKLEAIASGTSELHA from the coding sequence ATGCAGGCAACAGTTGAGCAACTTTCTGAGATTCGGGTTTTTGTGGATCTAACTCCTGCGGAATTAGAACATTTACAACCTTACACCCAAGTACAGAAATATAGCAAAGGGGAGATAGTCTTACATGAAGGCGATCGCTTACCTCCTAAACTATACGCCCTGCTGGGTGGCTCTTTGCAAATCACCAAAACTGCAACAACAGGCAAAGAAACGATTCTGCGTACCCTACCACCGGGGGAAATTTTCGCTGCACCTGCCTTATTGGGTGATGGAATTTCTCCGGCGATGGTAACAGCTGAGCGTGATTCAATAATTCTTACAGTACAACGAGATGCCCTCTTAGAGGCAATTAGGCAAACCCCAGAAATTTCCTTGCGAATGCTGATGGTTTTCAATTCTCGATTGCAACAACTCCATGACACAGTGCATGGATTGGTTTCTGAAAGGGCAATTGTACGCTTAGCGCGGTTTATTCAGTATTTTGCATCTCAAGGAACTGAATCAACCCCCACTGGCGCATCTTTGAAGGTGAAGCTTTCCTATTATCAAATAGCGCGGAGTATTGGCATCACTTACGAGGAGTGCGTGCGAATGTTCAAGAGTTTGAAGTCGGTTGTGACTTACAGTCGCGGTGGTAAGATTACAGTGTTGGATGCGGAAAAATTAGAAGCGATCGCTTCCGGCACCTCAGAACTCCATGCTTGA
- a CDS encoding alternative oxidase, whose protein sequence is MIRLLVNFLEALLNTFYRTRVYPRFFVLETVARVPYFAYTSVLHLYETMGWWRKADWLKVHFAESWNELHHLLIAESLGGNKYWIDRFVAHTGAFVYYWIIVLVYMVSPRSAYNFMQQVEEHAYHTYDTFLKEHGEELKTLPAPDVAIDYYHNGDLYLFDEFQTMRDPQQRRPHIENLYDVFFAIRDDELEHVKTMIACQQPDAQQTFQSPHSANKLPLPESIRAAIDERTANIAQQAEKEPVEMS, encoded by the coding sequence ATGATCAGACTCCTCGTGAATTTCCTAGAAGCACTGTTGAACACTTTTTATCGCACTCGTGTATATCCGCGATTTTTTGTCTTAGAAACAGTTGCTCGCGTTCCCTACTTCGCCTACACCTCAGTTCTGCACCTATATGAAACTATGGGTTGGTGGCGTAAGGCTGACTGGCTAAAAGTTCACTTTGCCGAATCTTGGAACGAATTACATCACCTACTAATTGCCGAGTCACTTGGTGGTAATAAATACTGGATTGATCGCTTTGTTGCTCATACGGGAGCCTTCGTTTACTACTGGATTATTGTCTTGGTATATATGGTGTCTCCCCGGTCTGCTTATAACTTCATGCAACAGGTGGAAGAACACGCATACCACACTTATGACACTTTTCTGAAAGAGCATGGCGAGGAACTTAAAACTTTGCCAGCCCCAGACGTAGCCATCGATTACTACCATAACGGCGACCTGTATCTATTTGATGAATTTCAAACTATGCGCGATCCGCAACAACGTCGTCCCCACATCGAAAATCTCTATGATGTGTTTTTTGCTATCCGAGATGACGAATTAGAACACGTCAAAACAATGATTGCTTGTCAGCAACCCGACGCTCAACAAACTTTCCAAAGTCCTCACAGCGCCAACAAACTACCTCTACCGGAATCAATTAGAGCTGCCATTGACGAGCGTACTGCTAACATTGCACAGCAGGCAGAAAAAGAGCCAGTAGAAATGTCGTAG
- a CDS encoding rhodanese-related sulfurtransferase yields MSQVVVTFYKFVKLPDFAEKRYPLLLHCEAQGIRGTILLAAEGINGTIAGSRQAIDSVLSFLRSDPRLVDLEHKESYADSPPFDRMKVRLKKEIVTLGLPQIDPSDRVGTYVSPKEWNELISDPEVTIIDTRNDYEVSIGSFKGAQNPKTASFRQFPDYVRSDLNPSKHKKVALFCTGGIRCEKATSFMMAQGFQEVYHLKGGILKYLEEIPPEESLWEGECFVFDQRVALREGLEIGTHEMCPSCGHPISEADKTSPHYQENVSCPYCCDRPV; encoded by the coding sequence ATGAGCCAAGTTGTTGTAACTTTCTATAAATTCGTCAAGTTGCCGGACTTTGCCGAGAAGCGATATCCCTTGTTATTGCACTGCGAAGCACAGGGTATTAGAGGGACGATATTGCTTGCAGCAGAAGGCATTAACGGGACGATTGCAGGATCGCGTCAGGCAATTGACTCGGTGCTATCGTTTTTACGTTCAGATCCCCGTCTGGTTGACTTAGAGCATAAAGAGTCTTATGCCGATTCTCCACCATTTGATCGGATGAAGGTGCGGTTGAAGAAAGAAATTGTCACCTTGGGATTGCCCCAAATCGATCCAAGCGATCGCGTCGGCACCTATGTCAGTCCGAAGGAGTGGAATGAGCTGATTTCAGATCCAGAAGTAACGATTATTGACACCCGCAACGATTATGAGGTGTCTATTGGTAGCTTTAAAGGAGCGCAAAATCCCAAAACTGCCTCATTCCGCCAATTTCCCGACTATGTTCGCAGCGACCTCAATCCGAGCAAACATAAAAAAGTTGCTTTATTCTGCACTGGCGGCATTCGCTGCGAAAAAGCGACATCATTCATGATGGCTCAAGGGTTCCAAGAGGTCTATCACCTCAAGGGCGGCATTCTCAAGTATTTAGAGGAAATTCCACCAGAAGAAAGTCTGTGGGAAGGGGAATGTTTTGTCTTTGATCAACGTGTCGCTTTACGTGAGGGTTTGGAGATAGGAACTCATGAAATGTGCCCTAGTTGCGGGCATCCTATCTCCGAAGCCGATAAAACTTCACCTCATTATCAAGAGAATGTTTCTTGTCCCTACTGTTGCGATCGCCCAGTTTGA